In Deinococcus aerius, a single window of DNA contains:
- a CDS encoding erythromycin esterase family protein, producing the protein MQHRNPPGVGWDMADPQTALSSFLGTLPARPRLLGLGEPTHGLEVFPAWRNRIFQTLVQDHGFRSVALESDIIAGLQVNAYVTSGQGTLEEVMQTGFSHGFGAYAGNRALVEWMRAFNAGRGPGDHLHFYGFDAPLEWWAPSPRASLLALHEFLSRHLDDVPANTTTIENLCGDEARWTNPAAVMDAAQSIGNGGDARHLRLLADDLSTRLRTGAPGLAAQPAFWEAELHARTAMGLLQYHALLADPRPTRMARAAALRDLLMADNLGAIARREGERGPTLVFAHNSHLQRNTATMQLGGMRIEWWGAGAHASLRFGPHYAFIASHLDTAPERGIGDPAPDTLEGALMNPAHPAALFSAGELTAALPRELTSRADIPPQAGYFPLQGPDLPLTDGVLFVKDAAS; encoded by the coding sequence ATGCAACACCGGAACCCACCCGGGGTCGGCTGGGACATGGCCGATCCGCAGACCGCCCTCTCGTCTTTTCTGGGCACCCTGCCCGCCCGGCCTCGCCTGCTGGGCCTCGGGGAACCGACGCACGGCCTGGAGGTCTTTCCAGCCTGGCGCAACCGCATCTTCCAAACGCTGGTCCAGGACCACGGCTTTCGCTCGGTGGCCCTGGAAAGTGACATCATCGCTGGCCTGCAGGTGAATGCCTATGTCACGTCAGGTCAGGGAACGCTGGAGGAGGTGATGCAGACGGGCTTCAGCCACGGGTTTGGAGCCTATGCGGGCAATCGGGCACTGGTCGAATGGATGCGGGCCTTCAACGCGGGCCGAGGCCCCGGGGACCACCTGCACTTCTACGGCTTCGACGCGCCCCTGGAATGGTGGGCCCCCAGTCCCCGTGCCAGCCTGCTCGCCCTGCACGAATTCCTGAGTCGGCACCTGGACGATGTCCCGGCGAACACCACCACCATCGAAAACCTCTGCGGTGATGAGGCCCGCTGGACCAATCCGGCTGCCGTCATGGACGCGGCCCAGTCCATCGGCAACGGGGGAGACGCGCGGCACCTCCGCCTGCTGGCCGACGACCTCTCCACACGGCTGCGAACCGGGGCGCCGGGGCTGGCCGCACAGCCGGCATTCTGGGAGGCAGAGTTGCACGCCCGCACGGCTATGGGCCTGCTCCAGTACCACGCGCTGCTGGCCGACCCCAGGCCGACCCGGATGGCGCGGGCGGCGGCCCTGCGTGACCTGCTGATGGCCGACAACCTGGGCGCCATTGCCCGGCGCGAGGGGGAGCGCGGGCCGACGCTGGTGTTTGCCCACAACAGCCACCTGCAACGCAACACGGCCACGATGCAGTTGGGCGGCATGAGGATCGAGTGGTGGGGCGCCGGGGCGCACGCCAGCCTCCGGTTCGGCCCGCACTACGCCTTCATCGCCAGCCACCTGGACACCGCGCCGGAGAGAGGCATCGGGGACCCGGCCCCGGACACCCTGGAGGGCGCGCTGATGAACCCGGCCCACCCGGCCGCCCTGTTCAGCGCCGGAGAACTGACCGCCGCTCTCCCGCGAGAGCTGACCTCCAGGGCAGATATTCCTCCCCAGGCCGGATATTTCCCCCTGCAAGGGCCGGACCTGCCCCTCACGGACGGCGTGCTCTTCGTGAAGGACGCGGCGAGCTGA
- a CDS encoding phosphatase PAP2 family protein — translation MTSASPIRHLADFLRRHGHALAILFFGLLLPLLGFVKIAQEVFEKEPFGFEKPLMLAIHAHSSALLNHVAVAFSLLGSAKGMAPVGLLLVAAPYRVRRRWAYFVALSLGGVAIINVLLKNLFDRPRPAFWTPVLPEPDFSFPSGHAMFASALATAIAALLWPTRWRWPALILGTLYVLAMMWSRVYIGVHYPTDVTGGALFSVAWVFGLAQILHVHRAPGKTRRRDGA, via the coding sequence ATGACATCCGCCTCCCCCATCCGGCACCTCGCGGACTTTCTCCGGCGGCACGGGCACGCCCTGGCTATCCTGTTCTTCGGGCTGCTGCTGCCGCTGCTGGGCTTTGTCAAGATCGCCCAGGAGGTGTTCGAGAAAGAGCCCTTCGGGTTCGAGAAGCCGCTGATGCTCGCCATCCACGCCCACAGCTCGGCGCTCCTCAATCACGTCGCCGTGGCCTTTTCGCTGCTCGGCAGCGCGAAGGGGATGGCCCCCGTGGGGCTGCTCCTCGTCGCGGCGCCGTACCGGGTTCGGCGGCGCTGGGCCTATTTCGTGGCGCTGAGCCTGGGGGGCGTGGCGATCATCAACGTGCTGCTCAAAAACCTCTTCGACCGCCCGCGGCCCGCCTTCTGGACCCCCGTTCTGCCCGAGCCGGACTTCTCCTTTCCCAGCGGGCACGCCATGTTCGCCTCCGCCCTGGCGACCGCCATCGCCGCGCTGCTGTGGCCCACGCGCTGGCGGTGGCCCGCCCTGATCCTGGGCACCCTGTACGTCCTCGCCATGATGTGGTCCCGCGTCTATATCGGCGTCCATTACCCCACCGACGTGACCGGCGGCGCGCTCTTCTCCGTGGCGTGGGTCTTCGGCCTCGCCCAGATCCTGCACGTCCACCGGGCCCCGGGCAAAACGCGGCGGCGCGACGGGGCTTGA